Proteins encoded in a region of the Orenia metallireducens genome:
- a CDS encoding tautomerase family protein produces the protein MFYRSDEMPFINLKLAKGRTVEQKERFVKAITREAVEILNVKAEWVTVVIDEYDRDNWATGGELHSIKFGEGCGKMGVED, from the coding sequence ATATTTTATAGGAGTGATGAGATGCCTTTTATTAATCTTAAATTGGCAAAAGGAAGGACTGTAGAGCAGAAAGAGAGGTTTGTGAAAGCTATTACTAGAGAAGCAGTTGAGATATTAAATGTTAAGGCAGAATGGGTTACAGTGGTAATTGATGAATATGACAGGGATAATTGGGCAACAGGAGGAGAACTACATTCTATAAAGTTTGGTGAAGGCTGTGGAAAAATGGGTGTAGAAGATTGA
- a CDS encoding GNAT family N-acetyltransferase: MVRRANLDELSKIVEMKLEMYKEDGLDDLLADDVYNKVLVSYQKLYRQDKVLHFVVEKNGKIIACAGGFIKEDIPYSYFKTSYYGFIGDVYTYPKYRKNGYATKLTSQVISWLKEQDVKVIRLLASEQGRSIYEKLGFKATDEMVLDLY, encoded by the coding sequence GTGGTGAGAAGGGCTAATTTAGATGAATTGAGCAAAATCGTGGAGATGAAGCTAGAGATGTATAAAGAAGATGGGTTAGATGATCTATTAGCTGATGATGTTTACAACAAGGTCTTGGTTTCTTATCAAAAATTATACAGACAAGATAAGGTATTGCATTTTGTAGTAGAAAAGAATGGGAAAATTATTGCTTGTGCAGGAGGATTTATTAAGGAGGATATTCCTTATTCTTATTTTAAAACGAGTTATTATGGCTTTATAGGTGATGTCTACACTTACCCAAAGTATCGCAAAAATGGGTATGCTACTAAGTTGACTTCTCAAGTGATTAGTTGGTTAAAGGAACAGGATGTTAAGGTGATAAGACTCTTAGCTTCAGAACAAGGAAGATCTATCTATGAGAAATTAGGCTTTAAAGCTACAGATGAGATGGTGTTAGATTTATATTGA
- a CDS encoding NUDIX hydrolase: MHDEFLNNLKDKLPKIPGIHRKDKYFNSAVLMLLYFIDGEYHLLFERRAANISQGGEVCLPGGKHDPSIDASYEDTAIRETMEELGITKENIKIIGRLDTLVAAMGVTIDTFVGVLEVDNLEDLEINSKEVAEVITLPLSYFKENPPQEYQVRLEIHPSYINQKGEEVITFPAKELGLPERYTKPWGGRAYKIYLYQTKQGAIWGITAELIYDFVEQFC; encoded by the coding sequence ATGCATGATGAATTTTTGAATAATTTAAAGGATAAATTACCTAAAATTCCAGGGATACATAGAAAGGATAAGTACTTTAATTCAGCGGTATTGATGCTATTATATTTTATAGATGGAGAGTACCATCTTCTTTTTGAAAGAAGGGCTGCTAATATCAGTCAAGGTGGCGAGGTCTGCTTGCCTGGTGGTAAACATGATCCGAGTATTGATGCAAGTTATGAAGATACTGCTATTAGAGAGACTATGGAAGAGCTGGGGATTACTAAGGAGAATATTAAGATTATAGGAAGGCTGGATACTTTAGTGGCAGCTATGGGGGTGACTATCGATACCTTTGTAGGCGTTCTAGAGGTGGACAACTTAGAAGATTTGGAGATAAATTCAAAAGAGGTTGCTGAGGTAATTACTCTTCCTCTGTCTTATTTCAAAGAGAATCCTCCTCAAGAGTATCAGGTTAGATTAGAGATACACCCTAGTTATATTAATCAAAAAGGTGAAGAGGTTATAACCTTCCCAGCTAAAGAGTTAGGCTTACCTGAGCGTTATACTAAGCCTTGGGGCGGAAGAGCTTATAAGATATATCTCTATCAAACTAAACAAGGAGCTATTTGGGGTATAACAGCAGAGTTGATCTATGATTTTGTAGAACAATTCTGCTGA
- a CDS encoding ArnT family glycosyltransferase, giving the protein MISRSNYDKKLLIYTLLLTVVVFSLYLFNIWNYDLWSPDEPRYSEVAREMLIEGNWIIPHLNQEIYYEKPPLYFRMIAAFSALIGKMTVTTVRLPGIILASLLIGLLSYYYGSKLGRRVGILTGIVLATIGNYFWFAMRVNLDIPLIFCTTIAMILLYEQLEDKDSCWKSCLAFLLIGIGSLVKSPVALLPVVVILIYTAITKELSKLKNIAWFKGLLFFTVVVGTWIALIFKVAGYDYFKVAVLDQLLEYSTGAQGHPNPFYYYLINFPIEALPWTIFLIPAAYYLWKKRDSLPKIVGFNCIWFMSILIILSFVGSKRGIYLLQVYPAFALLISWYFSEFAKKNIESLKGLKIPALIFGTLILIVGVFLALQGNELLNKEFNSSMIREYGFTTVVKSLSLFFIIWGLLFISLLFQKSSKRIFIVTVTFSVVLILVMKLIIMPRVNLVKSERYLAEDLATLQVADEEVGLWGSHNNDSGFIFYNGIYYDYIFKSEEEVERFLSSSENVILIVSDEDKFYNFFEVKDNWLVKKYKVGSNDMLLIKTIND; this is encoded by the coding sequence TTGATTAGTAGATCTAATTATGATAAAAAGCTTTTAATCTATACTTTATTACTTACAGTGGTTGTGTTTAGCTTATATCTATTTAATATTTGGAATTATGATCTCTGGTCTCCTGATGAACCAAGATATTCAGAAGTGGCTAGAGAGATGTTGATAGAAGGGAATTGGATTATTCCCCATTTAAATCAGGAAATTTATTATGAAAAACCACCATTGTATTTTAGAATGATTGCAGCTTTTTCAGCTCTGATAGGAAAGATGACTGTTACAACGGTTAGATTACCTGGAATTATTTTGGCAAGTCTATTGATTGGTTTATTAAGTTATTATTATGGAAGTAAGTTAGGAAGAAGAGTTGGAATCTTAACAGGAATTGTCTTGGCGACTATCGGTAATTACTTCTGGTTTGCTATGAGAGTCAACTTAGATATACCACTTATCTTCTGTACTACTATAGCTATGATTTTATTATATGAACAATTAGAAGATAAGGATAGCTGTTGGAAGTCTTGCTTAGCTTTTTTGTTAATAGGAATTGGTTCTTTAGTTAAAAGTCCAGTAGCTTTATTGCCAGTAGTGGTTATTCTAATCTATACAGCTATAACTAAAGAATTGTCTAAATTGAAGAATATAGCTTGGTTTAAGGGGCTTTTATTCTTTACTGTTGTAGTTGGAACTTGGATAGCTTTAATATTTAAGGTTGCAGGATATGATTATTTTAAGGTGGCAGTATTAGATCAGCTGCTTGAATATTCTACTGGAGCCCAAGGTCATCCCAATCCTTTTTATTATTATTTGATTAACTTCCCAATTGAGGCTTTACCATGGACTATATTCTTAATTCCTGCTGCTTATTATCTGTGGAAGAAAAGAGATTCTTTACCTAAGATTGTGGGGTTTAATTGTATCTGGTTTATGAGTATATTGATTATATTGAGTTTTGTAGGGAGTAAGCGGGGGATTTATTTATTACAGGTATATCCAGCTTTTGCCCTTCTGATTAGCTGGTATTTTAGTGAATTTGCTAAAAAGAATATAGAATCTTTAAAAGGACTAAAGATTCCAGCATTAATTTTTGGTACTTTGATTTTAATAGTAGGAGTATTCTTAGCCTTGCAAGGCAATGAATTACTAAACAAAGAGTTCAACTCTAGTATGATAAGAGAATACGGATTTACTACTGTTGTTAAATCTTTATCCTTATTCTTTATTATTTGGGGATTGCTCTTTATTTCCCTACTATTTCAGAAAAGTAGTAAGAGAATATTTATAGTTACTGTAACTTTTTCAGTGGTATTGATTCTAGTGATGAAGCTTATAATTATGCCCAGAGTCAATTTAGTTAAAAGTGAACGATATCTGGCAGAGGATTTGGCTACTTTGCAAGTAGCTGATGAAGAGGTAGGACTGTGGGGATCTCATAATAATGATAGTGGCTTTATCTTTTACAATGGAATTTATTATGATTATATCTTTAAAAGTGAAGAAGAAGTAGAGAGATTTTTAAGTAGTTCAGAGAATGTAATTTTAATTGTTTCTGATGAGGACAAATTTTATAATTTCTTTGAAGTAAAAGATAATTGGTTAGTCAAGAAGTATAAGGTTGGAAGTAATGATATGTTATTAATAAAGACAATCAATGATTAG
- a CDS encoding lipid-A-disaccharide synthase N-terminal domain-containing protein: protein MLWIVIGLIGQAIFSLRFIVQWIASEKAKKSVIPNTFWYLSIAGSLTLLSYAIHQKDPVFILGQATGSFIYLRNLILINRNDEKGQK from the coding sequence ATGTTGTGGATAGTGATAGGATTAATCGGACAAGCCATTTTCTCTTTGAGGTTTATTGTGCAATGGATAGCTTCAGAGAAGGCTAAAAAGAGTGTGATTCCTAATACTTTTTGGTACTTAAGTATTGCAGGTAGTCTTACTTTATTAAGTTATGCTATTCATCAAAAAGATCCTGTCTTTATTCTAGGGCAGGCTACTGGCTCATTTATTTATCTGAGAAATTTGATTTTGATCAATAGAAATGATGAAAAAGGTCAAAAATGA